One genomic segment of Mytilus trossulus isolate FHL-02 chromosome 4, PNRI_Mtr1.1.1.hap1, whole genome shotgun sequence includes these proteins:
- the LOC134714238 gene encoding vitelline membrane outer layer protein 1-like — translation MGLKYFVAVLLLYLNEGFLIDHDAPRKVVKVLTAGNGGHWGDWHPPHYCAEGAYAVGFNLKIESYQQGLDDTALNAILLKCETLDGPHYAGYVESGEGQWGSWIGEKQCQNVNQSRLFLNAFSLQVEPNQQGLDDTAANWARFKCREFAQEVDFDLDIPPGHGKFGTYGGWSESCPLNSAICGIQSRIEGAQGAGDDTAMNDAKFFCCSE, via the exons ATGGGTCTTAAGTATTTTGTTGCCGTGCTATTATTGTATTTGAATGAAGGATTTCTTATAGACCATGACGCCCCACGGAAGGTTGTAAAAGTTCTAACAGCAGGGAATGGTGGACATTGGGGGGACTGGCATCCTCCTCATTACTGTGCAGAAGGCGCATATGCAGTCGGATTTAATTTGAAG ATAGAAAGTTACCAACAAGGCCTGGATGACACTGCTTTAAACgcaatattgttaaaatgtgaAACATTGGATGGTCCTCACTACGCTGGATACGTAGAGTCAGGAGAAGGGCAGTGGGGAAGTTGGATCGGCGAAAAACAGTGCCAGAATGTTAATCAAAGTCGACTTTTCCTAAATGCCTTTTCACTTCAAGTGGAACCTAATCAg CAAGGACTTGATGATACTGCTGCAAACTGGGCTAGATTTAAATGTCGCGAGTTTGCACAGGAAGTGGATTTTGACCTTGACATTCCCCCAGGACATGGAAAATTTGGGACATATGGTGGTTGGAGCGAAAGTTGTCCTCTGAACTCAGCGATTTGTGGTATTCAGAGCCGTATAGAAGGGGCTCAAGGAGCGGGAGATGACACAGCTATGAATGATGCTAAGTTTTTCTGTTGTTCTGAATAA